From the Deinococcus gobiensis I-0 genome, the window GGCAGGACGGCAGACAGTAGATGCCGGTACTCAGCACGCCGGTCACGAACCGTCCGTCGTAGGCCGGGTCAGCGGCCTGCATGCGGTCGAGCATGAGCTGGCGGGAGTAGGGGAGAGGCACGGGCAACATTGTGGCGGCCCACCCCGGTCCGGGCTACCGGATTCGGGCCCCCGAATTTGGGGCAACTCTGTGTGGTGTGCATGACGGCTGACTTGCACCCCGCGCTCTACAATCGGCTCATGCGCCTCGCCGTCATTGCGGATATCCACGGCAATGCCGACGCCCTGCGCGCGGTGCTGGCCGACATCGGGCGCAGGGGCGCGGACCGGATCGTCGTCAACGGCGACGTGGTGAACCGGGGGCCGGACTCGGTCGAGGTCATGCGCCTGCTGCTGGAACGCCCCGACGTGACCTTTACCCTGGGCAACCACGACGACCTGCTGCGGCTGTGGCAGTCGCGCAGCGCCGCGCTGCCGGCCGACTGGTTCACCGATCCCTTCTGGGGCGCGACCGCCTGGAGCGCCGAGCAGCTCGACCGCGCCGGTCTGCTGGACGTGCCGCAGGACTGGCCCATGACCCTGACGCTGCGCGAGGCGGGCCTGCCCGACGTGCTCGTCGCGCACGGCTCGCCCGACCACTACCGCGAGAGCCTGAGCGACCGCACCGCCCCCGAGCGCGTGGCCGAGCTGGCGGCCGGGTCGGGCGCGGGGGTGCTGGTGGCCTCGCACATCCACCGGCAGGCCGACGCCCGGTTCGGGCCGGTGCGGGTCCTGAACACCGGCTCGGTCGGCTCGCCCGCCGACGGCGACCCGCGCGCCGGGTACCTGCTGCTCACGGCCACGCCGCAGGGCTGGCAGGCCGAATTGCGCCGCGTGCCCTACGACCGCGCCGGGGTGCTGGGGCGCTTCGAGAGCAGCGGCCTGCTGCGCACCGGCCTGAGCGCCGAGATCTTCCGCGACGAGGTGCTCACGGCCCGCAGCCTCTACACGCCCTACTGGTCCTGGACCGAGTCGCGCGCCGCGCCCCGTGACGCCGCGAGCTGGGCCGAATTCGGCCGCCGTTTCGGGGCGCCCGGCACCTGAGGCGGCAGAGGCGTGGCAGGGTTTACAGTTCAGAAAGAGCGTGCTACTATTCCTTCCGCTGGTGAGGAAAGACATCTCCAGCCCCCGCAAGGGACAGCACCAACCGCCCAATCAGCGGCGCTGTAGCCAAGTGGTAAGGCAGAGGTCTGCAAAACCTCCACCACCGGTTCGAGTCCGGTCAGCGCCTCCAATCTGTACCTCGCCCTCGTGGCATGTAGAACCGTAGCTCAGGGGTAGAGCACTACCTTGACACGGTAGGGGTCAGGGGTTCAAATCCCCTCGGTTCTACCAACAGAGATCCTCGCTTCGGCGGGGATTTTTCGTTTTGGTGGTGTGAAGGGGTAGCCGCGCACGGCCCCGCCTTCACGCCCAGAGGGCTTCAGCGCCCCAGCGCCGCCGAGATGGTCTGGACAGCCGCCCCGAGAATCTCCCTGACACTGCGTTGCGGCTGGGTCTGGATGGCCCCGAGCGCCGCCTGCCACGGGTCCCAGACCGCGTCCATCTCCGGCCGGGCGGGGACGGGTGCCCCGGCGCGGATGGCCTGGCCGAACCCCCGCAGTTCCGGCGTGTCCGCGAGCTGCGCCCAGGCGGCGGGGCTGGACGGCAGGCGGCCCCCGGCCCGGTAGAGGGCCACCTGCGCCGCATCGGAACTGAGTTGCCCGGCCAGTGCCGCGCCTTCCTTGCGCTGGACACTCCGCGCCGAGACCATGACGGCCTGCCGCCCGACAAAGGGCTGCCAGCCCTGCGGCGCGTCCTCCGGCACGGGAAAGGGGACCGACCGGACCTCCAGCCCGGCCTGCTGGAGGACGGGCAGCTCCCAGGGGCCGGCAAGCACATCGCCGCCCGGCCCTCCACGAAGGCCTGGGCCGCCGCCGCGCCGTTCAGGTTGGCGATTCCGGAGGAGGGCCGGCCCCCACTGCCGCAGCCGTTCGGCGGCCTTCAGGGCACCGGGCTGGGCCAGGCCCCAGGTCGCCGGGGCCGCGCTCCGGGCCTGGGGGCCGAACACGTCCGCGC encodes:
- a CDS encoding metallophosphoesterase family protein; this translates as MRLAVIADIHGNADALRAVLADIGRRGADRIVVNGDVVNRGPDSVEVMRLLLERPDVTFTLGNHDDLLRLWQSRSAALPADWFTDPFWGATAWSAEQLDRAGLLDVPQDWPMTLTLREAGLPDVLVAHGSPDHYRESLSDRTAPERVAELAAGSGAGVLVASHIHRQADARFGPVRVLNTGSVGSPADGDPRAGYLLLTATPQGWQAELRRVPYDRAGVLGRFESSGLLRTGLSAEIFRDEVLTARSLYTPYWSWTESRAAPRDAASWAEFGRRFGAPGT
- a CDS encoding sugar ABC transporter substrate-binding protein, with protein sequence MPRLPSLALLTLTLIGTAHAAPLTVWTHYQRADANWLRAQAALYTRRTGQPVQIRTLPLDQLGPQWAAAGAGGPDVVVGVPDEWLLQVRTLAAPLTPAGPQDRAGIQAFTLGGRTLGLPLMAEAMALVYNPRLVSAPPTTWKALTLELARQVKLGRQGLVLDLTDPYTQAGLFRAYGADVFGPQARSAAPATWGLAQPGALKAAERLRQWGPALLRNRQPERRGGGPGLRGGPGGDVLAGPWELPVLQQAGLEVRSVPFPVPEDAPQGWQPFVGRQAVMVSARSVQRKEGAALAGQLSSDAAQVALYRAGGRLPSSPAAWAQLADTPELRGFGQAIRAGAPVPARPEMDAVWDPWQAALGAIQTQPQRSVREILGAAVQTISAALGR